In Gracilimonas sp., a single window of DNA contains:
- the tpiA gene encoding triose-phosphate isomerase: MRRLLIAGNWKMNCGPYDAAELLEGLKAKKSEVNENVDVLVCPPFVSIGMAVKYLYDTDIQVGAQNLHFEENGAFTGEISGSMLTESGCNYVIIGHSERRQYFGETDETVNQRTKKALEHKLAPIICVGESLSQRKADEHYDLVKDQITNALNGVSAEEVLDIVIAYEPIWAIGTGETASPEQAQEMHEHIRNVVANLYSQDAADSINILYGGSMKPANAQELLSQADVDGGLIGGASLDADSFSEIITIAEELA; this comes from the coding sequence ATGCGAAGATTATTAATAGCCGGTAACTGGAAAATGAATTGTGGCCCATATGATGCCGCTGAATTGCTGGAAGGATTGAAGGCTAAAAAGTCAGAGGTTAACGAAAATGTGGACGTGTTGGTTTGCCCGCCTTTTGTATCTATTGGGATGGCAGTAAAATATTTGTACGATACAGATATTCAGGTGGGTGCCCAAAACTTACATTTTGAAGAAAACGGAGCTTTTACCGGCGAGATTAGCGGGAGCATGCTAACAGAGAGTGGCTGTAATTATGTGATTATTGGTCATTCGGAACGGCGTCAATATTTTGGGGAAACTGATGAGACGGTAAATCAGCGAACTAAAAAAGCACTCGAACATAAGCTAGCTCCAATTATTTGTGTAGGAGAGAGTCTGAGTCAACGTAAGGCGGATGAACATTACGATTTGGTTAAGGATCAAATAACGAATGCCCTGAATGGTGTTTCTGCAGAAGAAGTTTTGGATATTGTCATTGCCTATGAACCTATTTGGGCCATTGGGACAGGAGAAACTGCTTCGCCCGAACAAGCTCAGGAAATGCATGAACATATCCGGAATGTTGTAGCTAATCTTTATTCTCAGGATGCTGCGGATTCCATCAATATTTTATATGGCGGCAGCATGAAGCCGGCTAATGCTCAGGAACTATTAAGTCAGGCTGATGTGGATGGCGGACTGATAGGAGGAGCTAGCTTGGATGCTGACAGCTTTTCTGAAATTATCACTATTGCTGAAGAATTGGCCTGA
- the purD gene encoding phosphoribosylamine--glycine ligase — protein MKYTVLLLGSGGREHALAWSLKKSAQLKKLFIAPGNPGTAEVGENVHLDISDFNKVWNFIQENEIDLTIVGPEQPLVDGIANFLEAKHHPVFGPKLQAAMLEGSKEFAKEFMRRHNIPTAAYEVFEQDDFDKAADYIRSQNKYPVVLKADGLAGGKGVFIPETEDEAMGVLEELKTSSSLKEAASKLVIEEFMVGEEASVFAICDGDSYKIIGNAQDHKRIGEGDTGLNTGGMGAYSPAPVVTDEVLQRVESEIIEPTVSGMKAEGNPYIGILYCGLMITENGPKVVEYNCRFGDPECQVILPRLESDLLEIIVACTQVQLNTVDIHFEDEVKCCVVLASGGYPESYEKGKEISGLDTVEDAIVFHAGTRAENDKILTNGGRVLNIVGSGKSLESAIKNTYKEVAKIDFEKAYYRSDIGAKGLRH, from the coding sequence ATGAAATATACTGTTCTTTTATTAGGAAGCGGAGGCAGGGAACATGCACTTGCATGGAGCTTAAAAAAATCAGCTCAACTGAAAAAGCTATTTATTGCTCCCGGGAACCCCGGTACTGCCGAAGTTGGAGAGAATGTACATCTGGATATTTCAGACTTCAACAAGGTGTGGAATTTTATTCAGGAAAATGAGATTGATCTTACAATAGTTGGACCTGAACAGCCTTTGGTTGATGGAATAGCTAATTTCCTGGAAGCTAAACATCACCCGGTTTTTGGGCCTAAGCTACAAGCTGCAATGTTGGAAGGAAGCAAAGAGTTTGCCAAAGAATTTATGCGGCGCCATAACATTCCTACTGCAGCGTATGAAGTGTTTGAGCAAGATGATTTTGATAAAGCTGCCGATTATATCCGTAGTCAGAATAAATACCCGGTAGTGTTAAAAGCCGATGGGCTTGCAGGTGGAAAAGGTGTTTTTATTCCTGAAACAGAAGATGAAGCCATGGGAGTGCTGGAAGAGCTGAAAACCAGTTCTTCTCTTAAAGAAGCCGCCAGTAAGCTGGTGATTGAAGAATTTATGGTAGGGGAAGAAGCTTCCGTTTTTGCAATCTGTGACGGAGACTCATATAAAATAATAGGCAATGCCCAGGATCATAAACGTATCGGTGAAGGCGATACCGGGCTTAATACCGGGGGAATGGGGGCGTATTCACCGGCTCCCGTGGTTACGGATGAAGTTTTGCAAAGGGTAGAGAGTGAGATTATTGAACCTACGGTTTCAGGTATGAAAGCTGAAGGAAATCCCTACATTGGAATTTTATACTGTGGGTTGATGATTACTGAAAACGGGCCAAAAGTAGTTGAATATAACTGTCGTTTTGGTGATCCGGAATGTCAGGTGATTTTACCGCGGCTGGAATCTGATTTGCTGGAAATTATTGTTGCCTGCACACAAGTTCAGTTGAATACGGTTGATATTCATTTTGAGGATGAAGTGAAGTGTTGCGTGGTGCTGGCTTCAGGAGGATATCCTGAGAGTTATGAAAAAGGAAAAGAGATTTCTGGATTGGATACTGTTGAGGACGCTATTGTATTTCATGCGGGAACAAGGGCTGAAAATGACAAAATATTGACGAACGGAGGCAGGGTTTTAAATATCGTGGGTTCAGGAAAGTCATTGGAATCAGCCATAAAAAATACCTACAAAGAAGTAGCAAAAATTGATTTTGAGAAAGCCTATTATCGCAGTGATATTGGTGCTAAAGGCCTCAGGCACTAG
- a CDS encoding acyl-CoA reductase, with the protein MKSVIEITQTVKNWLDPKNPALQQAVDKTVSEGLFSAEDIQHQLSVLRGNVESGDIEEWVKRVGLSDQTHAKGNKVLCLHAGNLPLVGFQTALGVLLSGADYYGKLSRKDPYLLTSFLEEVENSGLEQEIQFSTDLNSFGDLEADKVIFAGSQESVPEVKKEINKLNVAKNDAKYIIRTAKFSIAYLDQWNESTKRELAEAMLRYGGKGCRSVAVVVADFGLEDVKAELKQAIRSFWKENPQHEKPMPELKYQYAYNEGIQRNQLWLEDFLIQETDELPETDFTVNWVKGDQEKARELRMKFGEVVQSVYTTDTEIDGLKTEPLSQAQKPPLYWKPDGVDVVDKLIV; encoded by the coding sequence GTGAAATCTGTGATCGAAATAACCCAAACTGTTAAAAACTGGCTCGATCCTAAGAACCCGGCTCTGCAACAAGCCGTAGATAAAACCGTTTCAGAGGGATTATTCAGCGCCGAAGACATTCAGCATCAGCTTTCTGTTTTAAGGGGAAATGTGGAGTCCGGAGACATTGAAGAGTGGGTAAAACGAGTGGGACTGAGTGACCAAACTCATGCAAAAGGAAATAAAGTCCTCTGTCTTCATGCCGGAAATTTGCCTCTGGTGGGATTCCAAACGGCACTTGGGGTACTCCTGTCCGGTGCTGATTATTATGGAAAGCTCTCCCGCAAAGATCCTTACCTGTTAACTTCATTTTTAGAGGAAGTGGAAAATTCAGGTTTGGAACAGGAAATTCAGTTTTCAACCGATTTGAATTCTTTTGGAGACCTTGAGGCTGATAAGGTAATATTCGCCGGCTCACAGGAATCGGTTCCTGAGGTAAAAAAAGAAATCAACAAGCTTAATGTTGCTAAGAATGATGCAAAATACATCATTCGTACGGCTAAATTTTCGATCGCATATTTGGATCAATGGAATGAATCGACTAAAAGAGAATTGGCGGAGGCCATGCTGCGCTATGGTGGGAAAGGATGTCGTTCGGTGGCTGTGGTTGTAGCTGATTTTGGATTAGAGGACGTAAAAGCAGAATTAAAGCAAGCTATCAGGTCCTTTTGGAAAGAAAATCCCCAACATGAAAAACCGATGCCCGAGCTGAAGTATCAATATGCTTACAACGAAGGGATTCAACGTAATCAGCTTTGGCTGGAGGATTTTTTAATACAGGAAACCGATGAATTGCCCGAAACGGATTTTACGGTGAATTGGGTGAAGGGAGATCAGGAGAAAGCAAGAGAACTCAGGATGAAATTTGGTGAGGTTGTGCAATCAGTTTATACAACAGATACAGAAATTGATGGATTGAAAACAGAACCGTTATCACAAGCTCAAAAACCGCCTCTTTACTGGAAGCCAGATGGGGTGGATGTGGTGGACAAACTTATCGTTTAG
- a CDS encoding DUF5683 domain-containing protein — translation MCKTYDLYFSVGFCIIVLLFLFGTNEANAQQNGPDPDSSYVNISSNFDSLYVLFIQDSTFIKAGKNDLLRVEPVEQQIILIPKYAPTISFDNIFEADSIYVVNVQFGLILDEVNPAYKRIESKDGDIGNITPSSLGIGFMDIRTYNRQQFANRHKIEEIDYMSTYLKVNTNTDSFYVQSSNNRNGILRIASGDSILYQPGNRLIRISHPYSKEWSTRKTIEEGKTTVIEHNFDLMEPSIETLSANIATKPHYGSNLFIVSDDDSEIIIDGEEIGSGAVKLNYRTGPVHVSINNSKTGKHAFTDKITNISSEKAVVINAYTKPLRSYSRMYGVFPGASQWYKRQKLKSALISGGFLVLGGITLQRNNLYNQELSEFNRIEKLYSAADTEERALKLGDQLEDQQEVTKRVDNQRIAFFSLTSLLYVFNLYDAFFDVPESGFQEKTDIEFYFQQNSISDQPFTSMTLKYVF, via the coding sequence ATGTGCAAAACTTATGATCTTTACTTTTCTGTAGGTTTCTGCATTATAGTTTTGCTTTTCCTGTTTGGTACAAATGAAGCAAATGCCCAGCAAAATGGTCCAGACCCGGATAGCAGTTATGTCAATATCTCCTCCAATTTTGATTCCCTTTATGTTCTGTTTATTCAGGATTCTACGTTTATAAAGGCTGGTAAAAATGATTTATTGAGGGTTGAACCGGTGGAGCAGCAAATTATACTTATTCCAAAGTATGCTCCTACTATTTCATTTGATAATATTTTTGAAGCAGATTCAATTTACGTTGTAAATGTGCAATTCGGTTTAATTTTGGATGAAGTGAATCCGGCTTATAAACGAATTGAATCAAAAGACGGTGATATTGGAAATATTACTCCTTCAAGTTTAGGAATCGGTTTTATGGATATTCGTACTTATAACCGACAACAGTTTGCCAACAGGCACAAAATCGAAGAAATTGACTACATGAGTACCTATTTGAAGGTAAACACAAACACAGATTCATTTTATGTACAATCCTCAAATAATAGAAACGGCATACTTCGTATAGCGAGCGGTGATTCCATTTTATATCAACCCGGGAATAGACTCATTAGAATATCACATCCCTACAGTAAAGAATGGAGCACAAGAAAAACAATAGAAGAGGGTAAAACAACCGTTATAGAACACAATTTTGACCTAATGGAACCTTCCATTGAAACCCTAAGTGCAAATATAGCAACGAAACCTCATTATGGCTCAAATCTCTTTATTGTTTCTGACGATGATTCAGAAATAATTATAGATGGAGAAGAAATAGGTTCAGGAGCGGTAAAGTTAAATTACCGTACCGGCCCGGTCCATGTTTCAATTAATAATTCGAAGACCGGAAAACATGCTTTTACTGATAAAATTACCAATATATCCTCAGAAAAAGCTGTAGTAATAAATGCTTATACCAAACCTTTAAGATCATATTCAAGAATGTATGGAGTTTTCCCCGGAGCCAGCCAGTGGTATAAGCGCCAAAAATTAAAGTCTGCACTCATTAGTGGAGGGTTTCTTGTCTTAGGGGGCATTACACTCCAAAGAAATAACCTTTACAACCAAGAACTTTCAGAATTCAACAGAATTGAAAAATTATACAGCGCTGCTGATACAGAAGAAAGAGCCTTAAAGCTGGGCGATCAATTGGAAGACCAACAAGAAGTAACTAAGCGAGTAGACAATCAACGTATTGCTTTTTTCAGCTTGACTTCTCTTTTATACGTTTTCAATCTATATGATGCTTTCTTTGATGTACCGGAATCAGGATTCCAGGAAAAAACTGACATTGAATTTTATTTCCAACAAAACTCAATTTCGGACCAACCCTTTACTTCAATGACCCTTAAGTATGTATTTTAG
- the leuS gene encoding leucine--tRNA ligase, translated as MHSYNPDKIETKWQKYWLENKTFETPTNTSKPKYYVLDMFPYPSGSGLHVGHPEGYTATDIIARYKRMNGFNVLHPIGWDAFGLPAEQYAVKTGTHPRITTEKNVNKFREQLQAIGFSYDWDREVNTTDPNYYKWTQWIFLQLYKKGLAYEDEVAVNWCPELGTVLANEEVVDGKSEVGGYPVVRKPMRQWVLKITEYAEELLQDLEDLDWPESLKEMQRNWIGKSIGAEIDFEIAAHDEKLRVFTTRPDTIFGATYMVLAPEHHLVEKITTDEQNEAINNYREEAAKKSDLERQELNKEKTGAFTGAYAINPANGKEIPIWIADYVLASYGTGAIMAVPGQDERDWEFAEKFDLEIVRTVEPPEDFEGKAYTGEGPAINSDFLNGLDIKKAKKKIISWLEEKGAGKKSVNYKLRDWLFSRQRYWGEPFPIIHVDGEHKALPESELPVTLPEVDKYQPTGDGEPPLANATDWVNTTDPETGKPAKRETNTMPQWAGSCWYYLRYISPEFDGGPVDPDYEKYWMPVDLYVGGAEHAVLHLLYARFWHKVLYDIGVVSTKEPFQKLVNQGMILGEMEFTGPDGEKVAEDKVEKKGEGFVLKGTDTKVEARAHKMSKSRGNVINPDNVIAQYGADSLRLYEMFMGPLEQVKPWSTKGVEGVNRFLNRVWRLLVDDDSGEISDKVKDIEAQKEHLKPLHEAIKKVTEDIESLRFNTAISALMIFVNEANGWKEIPLSVAREFVQILNPFAPHITEELWRMLGHEDTLAYEEWPEFNEEFLKADTVTYPVQVNGKVRADIEVDAAKAKDKDYVLGLAKEEENVAKYLEEGNLVKEIFVPGRIVNLVVK; from the coding sequence ATGCACTCCTACAATCCGGATAAAATCGAGACCAAATGGCAAAAGTACTGGCTCGAAAATAAAACCTTTGAAACGCCCACCAATACTTCAAAACCCAAATATTATGTGTTGGATATGTTTCCCTATCCAAGTGGCTCAGGACTTCATGTAGGCCATCCTGAGGGGTATACGGCTACGGATATCATCGCACGGTATAAGCGCATGAATGGATTTAATGTACTGCACCCGATCGGATGGGATGCTTTTGGATTACCGGCGGAACAATATGCGGTGAAGACCGGAACACATCCGCGAATTACTACTGAGAAAAATGTGAACAAATTCCGGGAACAACTGCAAGCTATCGGCTTTAGTTATGACTGGGATCGCGAGGTAAATACTACGGACCCGAATTACTACAAGTGGACGCAGTGGATCTTTCTTCAGCTTTATAAAAAAGGGCTCGCATACGAAGATGAAGTAGCGGTGAATTGGTGCCCCGAGTTGGGAACCGTACTTGCCAACGAGGAAGTGGTGGATGGAAAGAGTGAAGTAGGCGGATACCCTGTAGTTCGTAAACCCATGCGCCAATGGGTGCTCAAGATCACCGAATATGCCGAAGAATTACTTCAGGATTTGGAAGATCTGGACTGGCCGGAATCGCTCAAAGAAATGCAGCGCAACTGGATTGGTAAATCCATCGGGGCTGAGATTGATTTTGAGATAGCCGCGCATGATGAAAAACTGCGGGTATTTACGACCCGTCCGGATACTATTTTTGGAGCAACCTATATGGTTTTGGCTCCGGAGCATCATCTGGTAGAGAAAATTACAACGGATGAGCAGAATGAAGCGATCAACAATTACCGGGAGGAAGCAGCCAAGAAATCTGATTTAGAGCGACAGGAACTTAACAAAGAAAAAACGGGGGCTTTTACCGGAGCTTATGCAATTAATCCGGCTAATGGTAAAGAGATTCCGATTTGGATTGCTGATTACGTGCTGGCCAGTTATGGAACCGGGGCCATCATGGCAGTACCGGGACAAGATGAACGGGATTGGGAATTTGCGGAAAAATTTGACCTGGAAATAGTACGTACGGTAGAGCCGCCGGAAGATTTCGAGGGGAAAGCCTACACAGGTGAAGGCCCGGCCATCAATAGTGATTTTCTGAATGGACTGGATATTAAAAAAGCCAAAAAGAAGATCATCTCCTGGCTGGAAGAGAAAGGAGCCGGTAAGAAATCGGTGAATTATAAACTGCGTGACTGGCTGTTCTCCCGTCAGCGTTATTGGGGGGAACCGTTTCCGATCATCCATGTGGATGGCGAACATAAAGCGCTGCCGGAATCCGAATTGCCTGTAACACTTCCAGAAGTTGATAAATATCAGCCTACCGGAGACGGGGAGCCGCCTTTGGCTAATGCTACAGACTGGGTGAATACCACTGATCCCGAAACCGGGAAGCCGGCCAAACGCGAAACCAACACCATGCCTCAATGGGCCGGTTCCTGCTGGTACTACCTGCGCTACATCAGTCCGGAATTTGATGGCGGTCCCGTTGATCCCGATTATGAAAAATACTGGATGCCGGTGGATCTTTATGTGGGAGGTGCAGAACATGCCGTGCTTCACCTGTTGTATGCCCGCTTCTGGCACAAAGTGTTGTATGATATCGGTGTGGTTTCAACCAAAGAGCCGTTTCAGAAATTGGTGAATCAAGGTATGATCCTGGGTGAAATGGAATTCACGGGCCCTGATGGTGAGAAAGTTGCCGAAGACAAAGTGGAGAAAAAGGGCGAAGGATTTGTTCTTAAGGGCACCGATACGAAAGTGGAAGCCCGGGCTCATAAAATGTCTAAAAGCCGTGGAAATGTTATCAATCCGGATAATGTGATTGCACAATACGGAGCTGATTCACTGCGATTGTATGAAATGTTTATGGGTCCATTGGAGCAGGTGAAGCCGTGGAGTACCAAAGGGGTGGAAGGGGTGAACCGATTCTTGAACCGCGTATGGCGCTTACTGGTGGATGACGATTCCGGTGAGATCTCTGATAAAGTGAAAGACATCGAAGCTCAAAAAGAACACCTGAAACCACTGCATGAGGCTATTAAAAAAGTAACAGAAGACATTGAAAGTTTACGCTTCAATACTGCGATTTCTGCACTGATGATCTTTGTGAATGAGGCGAACGGCTGGAAGGAAATTCCCCTTTCGGTAGCCCGGGAATTTGTACAGATCCTGAATCCGTTTGCCCCCCATATTACTGAAGAGTTATGGAGAATGCTTGGTCATGAAGACACCCTTGCATATGAAGAGTGGCCTGAATTCAATGAAGAATTCCTGAAAGCGGATACGGTCACCTATCCGGTGCAGGTTAATGGGAAAGTCCGCGCCGACATCGAAGTGGATGCTGCCAAAGCTAAGGATAAAGATTACGTTTTGGGATTAGCCAAGGAAGAAGAGAACGTAGCTAAATACCTGGAAGAAGGTAATTTGGTAAAGGAGATCTTTGTACCCGGAAGAATCGTTAATTTGGTGGTGAAGTAA
- a CDS encoding citrate/2-methylcitrate synthase, protein MSEGIHTGFDEQQYPHINRGLDGIVAFSTTKSFIDGQKGELIYSGYLIDTLAENATFEEVCFLLWHDRLPNSDELESLKKLLIEHRDIPQPVLDYIKATDKDAEPMAVLRTAVSMLADFDDTKGKFDDTLFEGQAIDITAKIPTIIAAFDRVRHGKDVVAPLKDGSTAFNFLYMLNGEKPGEQAEKTMDLCLILHAEHGMNASTFTCRTICATQSDMYSAVTGAIGALKGPLHGGANTAVMNTLLELEEQGDKADAVAFTKEKLANKEKISGFGHRVYKTFDPRARLLQHMSEDLSEETGHQELYTWSMDMLNTMKSEKNIDPNVDFFSATVYYSIGIQPDLYTCIFTMSRVSGWTGHFMEQAANNRLIRPRALYVGEKHLDWVPVEKR, encoded by the coding sequence ATGTCAGAAGGCATTCACACAGGCTTTGACGAGCAACAATATCCCCATATCAACAGAGGTCTTGATGGTATCGTAGCATTTTCGACTACTAAAAGTTTTATAGACGGCCAAAAAGGTGAATTAATCTATTCGGGTTACCTGATTGATACTTTGGCTGAAAACGCAACTTTTGAAGAAGTGTGCTTTTTGCTGTGGCATGACCGCCTTCCAAATTCTGACGAATTAGAAAGTCTAAAGAAATTATTGATTGAACACCGGGACATTCCACAACCGGTTTTAGATTACATCAAAGCAACCGACAAAGATGCAGAACCAATGGCCGTACTCAGAACAGCTGTTTCCATGCTGGCTGATTTTGATGATACCAAAGGTAAGTTTGATGATACTTTATTTGAAGGACAGGCTATTGACATCACAGCTAAGATCCCAACCATCATTGCAGCTTTTGATCGCGTAAGGCACGGAAAAGATGTGGTTGCTCCACTTAAAGACGGAAGCACTGCATTCAACTTTTTATATATGCTGAATGGTGAGAAACCCGGTGAGCAAGCTGAAAAAACCATGGACCTGTGCCTGATTCTTCATGCCGAGCACGGAATGAATGCTTCTACCTTCACCTGCAGAACCATTTGTGCTACACAGTCTGATATGTATTCTGCAGTAACCGGTGCGATTGGTGCCCTGAAAGGCCCTCTACATGGCGGGGCAAATACGGCTGTTATGAATACTTTGCTCGAACTTGAAGAACAAGGTGACAAAGCCGACGCCGTAGCTTTCACAAAAGAAAAGCTTGCAAACAAAGAAAAAATATCCGGATTCGGACACCGGGTTTATAAGACCTTTGATCCTCGTGCCCGGCTCCTTCAACACATGTCCGAAGATCTTTCCGAAGAGACCGGCCATCAGGAATTGTACACATGGTCGATGGACATGTTAAACACGATGAAAAGTGAGAAAAACATTGATCCCAACGTGGATTTCTTTTCTGCAACGGTATATTACTCCATTGGAATTCAGCCAGATCTCTACACCTGCATCTTTACCATGAGCCGTGTTTCCGGCTGGACCGGTCACTTTATGGAACAGGCTGCCAACAATCGCCTGATTCGTCCTCGTGCCCTTTACGTTGGTGAGAAGCATCTTGATTGGGTGCCTGTTGAAAAACGGTAA
- the mazG gene encoding nucleoside triphosphate pyrophosphohydrolase, protein MKPSRKFEDLVELIAILRKECPWDRKQTHESIKDNLIEEAYEAIEALDNQDFDEFKKELGDLLLHVIFHSRMATEAKTFDIGDVIYTLMEKLIRRHPHVFGETEVNGESEVSENWENIKLKEGKKSTLDGLPSQLPALIRAQRMQEKAANVGFDWPEWKLAWEKLDEELQEFKEALEENDFEKLSDEFGDVLFSLVNVSRYFELNAEDSLRKTNAKFEERFRYIEKKLKEQNKTLKESTLEEMDKYWNEAKSL, encoded by the coding sequence ATGAAGCCAAGCAGGAAGTTTGAAGATCTCGTAGAACTCATAGCTATTCTAAGAAAGGAGTGCCCGTGGGATCGGAAACAAACACACGAATCCATCAAAGATAACCTGATTGAAGAGGCCTATGAAGCCATCGAAGCATTGGACAATCAAGATTTTGATGAATTCAAAAAAGAGCTTGGGGACCTGCTTCTTCACGTTATATTTCATTCCCGGATGGCCACCGAAGCCAAGACATTTGATATTGGGGATGTGATTTATACACTCATGGAAAAACTGATTCGCCGGCATCCTCATGTTTTTGGTGAAACCGAGGTGAATGGAGAAAGCGAAGTTTCTGAAAACTGGGAAAACATTAAGTTAAAAGAAGGGAAGAAATCGACACTGGACGGACTGCCTTCACAACTTCCGGCCCTCATCCGTGCACAGCGGATGCAGGAGAAAGCTGCTAATGTAGGTTTTGACTGGCCGGAATGGAAACTAGCATGGGAAAAGCTGGACGAGGAGCTGCAAGAATTCAAAGAAGCTCTTGAGGAAAATGATTTTGAAAAACTATCGGATGAATTTGGTGATGTGCTGTTCTCCCTCGTAAACGTAAGCCGGTACTTTGAACTGAATGCCGAAGACAGCCTCCGCAAAACCAATGCTAAATTTGAAGAACGGTTTCGATACATCGAAAAGAAGCTAAAAGAACAGAATAAAACCCTGAAGGAATCTACGCTGGAAGAAATGGATAAGTATTGGAATGAGGCAAAGTCGTTATAA
- a CDS encoding asparagine synthetase B, which produces MFKRIFIIGLFALVPLLATQAQQHVLISMDASQTNHLKAYGVIFNHITDGYTAQWLLNYRGGSFLAQVENDIVRKSRLRNVNLETISASEARQIVADVESNSSNTAVVNLEKAPKIAVYTPDQALPWDDAVTLALTYAEVEYDKIWDVEVLEGKLDEYDWLHLHHEDFTGQFGKFWASYRNMPWYIAQVKQMEAMAAELGYSSVSEQKKEVARTIKRYVGNGGFLFAMCSGTDTFDIALAAEGVDIAPEQFDGDPADPNAQEKLDFNKTLAFEDFDIKLNPGEYEHADIDVPVTIDQVDQSLDFFTLFEFSAKWDPVPTMLTQNHVSSVRGFYGQTTAFQKDKVKSSVVILGESPGREQVKYLHGNYGNGTFTFYAGHDPEDYTHRVNDPPTDLELHPTSPGYRLILNNILFPAAKKKKKKT; this is translated from the coding sequence ATGTTCAAGAGAATTTTCATCATAGGTTTATTTGCATTAGTACCACTTCTGGCAACTCAAGCGCAACAGCATGTACTTATTTCCATGGACGCTTCCCAGACTAATCATCTCAAAGCGTATGGTGTGATTTTTAATCATATAACGGATGGATATACTGCACAATGGCTGCTTAACTACAGGGGCGGCAGTTTTTTAGCTCAAGTAGAAAATGATATTGTCCGAAAAAGCCGTTTGCGCAATGTAAACCTGGAAACCATCAGTGCTTCTGAAGCCCGGCAAATTGTTGCAGATGTCGAAAGTAACAGCAGCAATACTGCCGTCGTTAATTTAGAAAAAGCACCTAAAATTGCTGTCTATACTCCTGATCAGGCTTTGCCATGGGATGATGCCGTAACTCTTGCTCTCACTTATGCTGAGGTAGAATATGACAAAATATGGGACGTAGAAGTGCTGGAAGGGAAATTGGACGAATATGATTGGCTTCACCTGCATCATGAAGATTTTACCGGACAATTTGGGAAATTTTGGGCCAGCTATCGCAATATGCCTTGGTACATAGCCCAGGTTAAACAAATGGAAGCTATGGCCGCTGAATTAGGCTACTCATCGGTTAGTGAACAAAAGAAAGAAGTTGCCCGAACCATAAAACGATATGTAGGTAACGGTGGTTTTCTATTCGCAATGTGTTCCGGAACCGATACCTTTGACATCGCCCTTGCTGCCGAAGGGGTTGATATTGCCCCCGAGCAATTTGACGGAGACCCTGCAGATCCTAACGCACAGGAAAAACTAGACTTTAATAAGACCCTGGCGTTTGAAGATTTTGATATTAAACTTAACCCCGGCGAATATGAACATGCCGATATTGACGTACCAGTAACCATTGATCAAGTAGATCAATCTCTTGATTTCTTTACACTCTTTGAATTTTCCGCTAAGTGGGATCCGGTTCCTACCATGCTTACCCAAAATCATGTAAGCAGTGTGCGTGGGTTTTACGGGCAAACCACAGCATTCCAAAAAGACAAAGTAAAATCGTCGGTTGTGATTTTAGGAGAGTCCCCGGGCCGTGAACAAGTTAAATATCTGCACGGAAATTATGGAAATGGGACGTTTACCTTTTATGCCGGTCATGATCCTGAAGATTATACCCACCGTGTAAATGATCCGCCCACCGATTTGGAACTTCACCCTACCAGTCCCGGCTACCGTTTAATCCTGAATAACATCCTGTTTCCTGCCGCCAAAAAGAAAAAGAAAAAAACGTAG